A single window of Bradyrhizobium daqingense DNA harbors:
- a CDS encoding PAS domain-containing hybrid sensor histidine kinase/response regulator has protein sequence MLHDWGVIAAAFGYIGFLFLVASHGDRRSLAGPGRASGLIYPLSLAIYCTSWTFFGSVGFATRTSTDFLAIYVGPILMIGLGAGVLRRVIQLAKAHNITSIADFIGARYGKSQAVAATVALIAIIGSVPYIALQLKAVASSLGTILSEDQAFSHIPILGDMALMVTLAMAAFAVLFGTRQTDATEHQHGLMLAVATESIVKLVAFLAAGIFVTFWMFSPQELIERAMKTPEAVRAINYSPSIGNFLTMTLLSLCAIMLLPRQFHVSVVENSSDAEVGRARWLFPLYLVAINVFVIPIALAGLVTFPFGAADPDMYVLALPIEFGADLLSVVVFVGGLSAATAMVIVECVALSIMVSNDLVVPLVLQRRPEGRTGGADFSDFLLRSRRLAIFAIMVMAYFYYRALGNTQLAAIGLLSFAAIAQLAPSFFGGLLWRRATARGAIGGMLVGFLVWFYTLFLPSFMDASTSGILWLQHGPFGIEALRPQALFGADLPPLMHGVIWSLSLNILTYVFLSLARRPSSIELVQADLFVPNTLAPITPSFRRWRTTVTVQDIQTTVAQYLGPERARHSFEAFSARRNVRLEPGAPADFELLQHAEHLIASSIGAASSRLVMSLLLRKRTVSAKAALKLLDDSHAALHFNREILQTALNHVRQGIAVFDADLQLICSNRQFGDLLNVPPHFVQFGTPLREILEFIGVADPDDPVERESMLERRLAAYTTDSEPYLERLPDRHMVIEVLTNHMPGGGFVITFTDVTPTFEAAEALERANATLEKRVRDRTEELTRLNSELARAKSTAEDASISKTRFLAAASHDILQPLNAARLYVTSLVERQHNGEETRLVENIDESLQAIEEILGALLDISRLDAGAMTTSITSFKMADLMRSLEIEFAPIARAKGLELTFVPCSLPVESDRLLLRRLLQNLISNAIKYTPRGRVLVGCRRQGPSLKICVYDTGVGIPPVKRGEIFKEFHRLEQGARIARGLGLGLSIVERLARVLKHGIAIDGNRSGGSVFSVTVPTAKAVTHTAAVTSATPLARTPISGALIVCIENDAAILDGMRTLLKAWDAEVIAVADPEGAIAAIEAAGRRVTGLLVDYHLDRGNGIAAIREIRRRFGDGIPAILITADRSPAVQIAARDEKVAVLNKPVKPASLRALLGQWRTQQMVAAE, from the coding sequence ATGCTGCACGATTGGGGCGTGATCGCCGCCGCCTTCGGCTACATCGGCTTTCTGTTCCTGGTGGCGAGCCACGGCGACCGCCGCTCGCTGGCCGGCCCCGGCCGTGCGTCCGGACTGATCTACCCGCTGTCGCTGGCGATCTACTGCACCTCCTGGACCTTCTTCGGCTCGGTGGGCTTCGCCACCCGCACCTCGACCGACTTCCTGGCGATCTATGTCGGCCCCATCCTGATGATCGGGCTCGGCGCCGGCGTGCTCCGGCGCGTGATCCAGCTGGCCAAGGCCCACAACATCACCTCGATCGCCGATTTCATCGGCGCGCGCTACGGCAAGAGCCAGGCGGTGGCGGCGACCGTAGCGCTGATCGCCATCATCGGCTCGGTGCCCTACATCGCGCTCCAGCTCAAGGCGGTGGCCTCCTCGCTCGGAACGATCCTGAGCGAAGACCAGGCCTTCTCCCATATCCCGATCCTCGGCGACATGGCGCTGATGGTGACGCTGGCGATGGCGGCCTTCGCGGTGCTGTTCGGCACCCGCCAGACCGATGCCACCGAGCACCAGCACGGCCTGATGCTGGCGGTCGCGACTGAATCCATCGTCAAGCTGGTCGCCTTCCTCGCCGCCGGCATCTTCGTCACCTTCTGGATGTTCTCGCCGCAGGAATTGATCGAGCGCGCGATGAAGACGCCGGAGGCGGTGCGCGCCATCAACTACTCGCCGTCGATCGGCAACTTCCTGACCATGACGCTGCTGTCGCTGTGCGCGATCATGCTGCTGCCGCGCCAATTCCATGTCAGCGTGGTGGAGAATTCGTCCGATGCCGAGGTCGGCCGCGCGCGCTGGCTGTTCCCGCTCTATCTCGTCGCCATCAACGTGTTCGTGATCCCGATCGCGCTGGCCGGTCTCGTCACCTTCCCGTTCGGCGCCGCCGACCCCGACATGTACGTGCTCGCCCTGCCGATCGAGTTCGGCGCGGACCTGCTTAGTGTCGTGGTCTTCGTGGGCGGGCTGTCGGCCGCGACCGCCATGGTGATCGTCGAATGCGTCGCGCTCTCCATCATGGTCTCGAACGACCTCGTGGTGCCCCTGGTGCTGCAACGGCGCCCGGAAGGTCGCACCGGCGGCGCCGATTTCAGCGATTTCCTGCTGCGCTCGCGGCGGCTTGCGATCTTCGCCATCATGGTGATGGCGTATTTCTACTACCGCGCCCTCGGCAACACCCAGCTCGCGGCAATCGGCCTGTTGTCCTTTGCCGCCATCGCCCAGCTCGCACCGAGCTTCTTCGGCGGACTTTTGTGGCGGCGCGCGACCGCGCGGGGCGCGATCGGCGGCATGCTGGTCGGCTTCCTGGTGTGGTTCTACACGCTGTTCTTGCCGAGCTTCATGGACGCTTCGACGTCAGGCATCCTGTGGCTTCAGCACGGCCCGTTCGGGATCGAGGCGCTGCGGCCGCAGGCGCTGTTCGGCGCCGACCTGCCGCCGCTGATGCACGGCGTCATCTGGTCGCTGTCGCTCAATATCCTCACCTATGTGTTCCTGTCGCTGGCACGCCGGCCGTCTTCCATCGAGCTCGTGCAGGCCGACCTGTTCGTGCCCAACACACTCGCGCCGATCACGCCGAGCTTCCGCCGCTGGCGCACCACCGTCACCGTGCAGGACATCCAGACCACGGTGGCGCAATATCTCGGGCCCGAGCGCGCGCGGCATTCGTTCGAGGCGTTCTCGGCGCGGCGCAACGTCCGGCTCGAGCCCGGAGCGCCCGCCGATTTCGAGCTGTTGCAGCACGCCGAGCACCTGATCGCCTCCTCGATCGGCGCGGCCTCCTCACGGCTCGTGATGTCGCTGCTGCTGCGCAAGCGGACGGTCTCGGCGAAGGCCGCGCTGAAGCTGCTCGACGATTCCCATGCGGCGCTGCACTTCAACCGCGAGATCCTCCAGACCGCCCTCAATCACGTGCGCCAGGGCATCGCGGTGTTCGATGCCGATCTGCAGCTGATCTGCTCCAACCGGCAGTTCGGCGACCTTCTCAACGTTCCCCCGCACTTCGTCCAGTTCGGCACGCCGCTTCGCGAGATCCTGGAGTTCATCGGCGTCGCCGACCCGGACGACCCGGTCGAGCGCGAGTCCATGCTGGAGCGGCGGCTCGCCGCCTACACCACCGATAGCGAGCCCTATCTCGAACGCCTGCCGGATCGCCACATGGTGATCGAGGTGCTCACCAACCACATGCCCGGCGGCGGCTTTGTCATCACCTTCACGGACGTCACCCCGACATTCGAGGCCGCGGAAGCGCTGGAGCGTGCCAACGCGACGCTGGAAAAGCGCGTCCGCGACCGCACCGAGGAACTGACGCGGCTGAATTCGGAGCTGGCTCGGGCCAAGAGCACGGCGGAGGATGCCAGCATTTCCAAGACACGCTTCCTCGCCGCCGCCAGCCACGACATTCTGCAGCCCTTGAACGCGGCGCGGCTCTACGTCACCAGCCTCGTCGAGCGCCAGCACAATGGCGAGGAGACGCGGCTGGTCGAGAATATCGACGAGTCGCTGCAGGCGATCGAGGAGATCCTGGGCGCGCTGCTCGATATCTCCAGGCTCGACGCCGGCGCGATGACGACCTCGATCACGAGCTTCAAGATGGCTGATCTGATGCGCTCGCTGGAGATCGAGTTCGCGCCGATTGCGCGCGCCAAGGGCCTGGAGTTGACCTTCGTGCCCTGCTCGCTCCCGGTCGAGTCGGACCGGCTGCTGCTGCGGCGCCTGCTCCAGAACCTGATCTCCAACGCGATCAAATACACCCCGCGCGGGCGCGTTTTGGTCGGTTGTCGCCGCCAGGGTCCGTCGCTGAAGATCTGCGTCTACGACACCGGCGTCGGCATCCCCCCGGTCAAGCGCGGCGAGATCTTCAAGGAATTCCACCGCCTCGAGCAGGGCGCGCGAATCGCCCGCGGTCTCGGCCTCGGGCTCTCGATCGTCGAGCGGCTGGCGCGGGTGCTCAAGCATGGCATCGCGATCGACGGCAATAGAAGCGGCGGCTCGGTGTTCTCCGTGACGGTGCCGACGGCGAAGGCGGTCACCCACACCGCGGCCGTGACCAGCGCGACGCCGCTGGCGCGCACGCCGATCTCGGGCGCGCTGATCGTCTGCATCGAGAACGATGCGGCGATCCTCGACGGCATGCGCACGCTGCTGAAGGCCTGGGATGCCGAGGTCATCGCGGTCGCCGATCCCGAAGGCGCGATCGCCGCAATCGAAGCAGCCGGCCGCCGCGTCACCGGTCTCCTGGTCGATTATCACCTCGACCGCGGCAACGGCATCGCGGCGATCCGCGAGATCCGCCGCCGTTTCGGCGACGGCATCCCCGCGATCCTGATCACCGCCGACCGTAGCCCCGCCGTGCAGATTGCGGCGCGCGACGAGAAGGTTGCCGTGCTCAACAAGCCGGTGAAGCCAGCCTCGCTCCGCGCCCTGCTCGGCCAGTGGCGCACGCAGCAGATGGTGGCGGCGGAGTGA
- a CDS encoding cytochrome P460 family protein — protein sequence MTPAEPETKKSPYVTMIVLAAILIVVLLTCVPYLVTIASAEGRATADASPIFGVTIPPGYKQWELIAPAEEAAPLDELRAVIGNQTAIDAYQAGKLPFPDGTILVKRAWKRKQSPEFASATIPGAATTVQVMVKDSKKYAATGGWGFGRFINGKPVDEAQHRTCFACHEARAKARDYVFTRLAP from the coding sequence ATGACGCCCGCTGAACCTGAGACAAAGAAATCTCCTTACGTCACGATGATCGTGCTCGCCGCGATCCTGATCGTCGTGCTCCTGACCTGTGTGCCGTATCTCGTCACGATCGCTTCTGCGGAGGGCCGCGCGACGGCCGACGCCTCGCCGATCTTCGGCGTCACGATTCCTCCCGGCTACAAGCAGTGGGAGCTGATCGCGCCGGCCGAAGAGGCGGCGCCGCTCGACGAGCTTCGTGCCGTGATCGGCAACCAGACTGCGATCGATGCGTATCAAGCCGGCAAGCTTCCGTTCCCTGATGGTACCATCCTGGTCAAGCGCGCCTGGAAGCGGAAACAGTCGCCGGAGTTCGCGTCCGCGACGATTCCCGGTGCCGCCACCACCGTCCAGGTGATGGTGAAAGATTCCAAGAAATATGCGGCGACAGGCGGCTGGGGCTTCGGTCGCTTCATCAACGGCAAGCCGGTGGACGAGGCCCAGCACCGCACCTGCTTCGCGTGCCATGAAGCGCGCGCCAAGGCACGCGATTACGTGTTCACGCGGCTCGCGCCTTGA
- a CDS encoding PIN domain-containing protein — MTRYLLDTNIISNVTRPVPSEGLLVWLGEQADEDLFIASLTLAEIRRGILEMPSGRRRDRLDAWFSGPEGPGSLFAGRVLPFDGRAGLVWARLMAEGTAKGRPRSALDTIIAAVAEAHDCIVVTDNEKDFPDTEIFNPLR; from the coding sequence GTGACGCGCTATCTGCTCGACACCAACATCATCAGCAACGTCACGCGACCCGTGCCTTCGGAAGGCCTGCTTGTCTGGTTGGGCGAGCAGGCCGACGAGGATCTTTTCATTGCATCACTCACCCTCGCCGAAATCCGGCGCGGCATTCTGGAAATGCCGTCGGGCCGCAGGCGCGACCGCCTCGATGCCTGGTTTTCTGGCCCGGAAGGACCCGGCTCACTCTTTGCCGGTCGCGTTCTGCCGTTCGACGGCAGAGCGGGCCTGGTGTGGGCGCGACTCATGGCCGAGGGTACGGCGAAAGGGCGCCCTCGCAGCGCGCTCGATACAATCATCGCGGCCGTCGCGGAAGCTCACGACTGCATCGTCGTGACCGACAACGAGAAGGATTTTCCCGATACCGAGATATTCAATCCGCTTCGATAA
- a CDS encoding organic hydroperoxide resistance protein, with the protein MTQAAKLLYTARTHTSGGRHDGTSRSSDGRLDVKLSPPGGAGIGTNPEQLFAAGWSACFEGAMEIAARKRKIDLPRKCAIDAEIDLVLDDGAYSLRARLNVSLPGLDPEIARGIIEEAHQTCPYSKAVRGNIDVTVALI; encoded by the coding sequence ATGACGCAAGCGGCAAAATTGCTCTACACTGCCAGGACCCACACCAGCGGCGGCCGGCACGACGGCACATCGCGCAGCTCCGATGGCCGTCTGGATGTCAAATTGTCGCCGCCGGGCGGGGCAGGCATCGGCACCAATCCCGAGCAATTGTTCGCAGCCGGCTGGTCGGCGTGCTTCGAAGGCGCCATGGAGATCGCGGCGCGCAAGCGGAAGATCGATCTCCCCAGGAAATGCGCGATCGATGCGGAGATCGATCTTGTGCTCGACGATGGTGCCTATTCGCTGAGAGCGCGCCTCAATGTCAGTCTCCCGGGTCTCGACCCCGAGATCGCGCGCGGCATCATCGAGGAAGCGCATCAAACCTGTCCCTACTCCAAGGCCGTCCGCGGCAACATCGACGTCACGGTCGCACTGATCTGA
- a CDS encoding SDR family NAD(P)-dependent oxidoreductase: MKTWFVSGASRGLGRAIVEAALAAGDRVLASARHPKPLEPLLASFGGTLRLATLDVTDEAAAHAAVGLAVETFGGVDVVVNNAGYGDLGSVEDTSLDSFRRQIEANLIGTIIVTKAAIPVLRRQRSGHIVQVSSVGGRIGAPARAAYSAAKWGIEGFSESLAREMALIGVHVTIVEPGGFRTGFAQAAHATDEGRPEYDAVVGSAVRMQRDYDGRQPGDPAKAAAVVLKLADMDRPPLRIALGSDAVNAIAATDRLRLEELETWRTLSISTDY, encoded by the coding sequence ATGAAGACATGGTTCGTCAGCGGCGCCTCACGTGGGCTCGGTCGTGCCATCGTGGAAGCCGCACTTGCGGCGGGGGACCGCGTGCTCGCCTCGGCGCGGCACCCAAAGCCGCTCGAACCGTTGCTTGCGAGCTTCGGCGGAACGCTCAGGCTTGCAACGCTCGACGTGACCGATGAGGCGGCAGCGCATGCGGCGGTCGGCCTCGCCGTAGAGACGTTCGGCGGCGTCGATGTCGTCGTGAACAATGCCGGTTACGGCGATCTCGGGTCGGTCGAGGACACCAGCCTGGACTCGTTCCGGCGGCAGATCGAGGCCAATTTGATCGGCACCATCATCGTCACCAAGGCGGCGATCCCGGTGCTGCGTCGGCAGCGCAGCGGGCATATCGTGCAGGTCTCGTCCGTCGGCGGCCGGATCGGTGCCCCGGCACGCGCGGCTTATTCAGCCGCCAAATGGGGAATCGAAGGCTTTTCGGAATCCCTGGCGCGCGAAATGGCGTTGATCGGCGTGCACGTGACGATCGTCGAGCCAGGCGGTTTCCGCACCGGCTTTGCCCAGGCCGCGCACGCCACGGACGAAGGACGCCCGGAATACGATGCGGTCGTCGGCTCAGCGGTCAGGATGCAGCGCGATTACGATGGCCGCCAGCCCGGCGACCCGGCCAAGGCTGCGGCCGTCGTGCTGAAGCTTGCGGACATGGATCGCCCGCCTTTGCGGATCGCGCTCGGTAGCGATGCCGTGAACGCCATCGCCGCGACGGATCGGCTTCGTCTCGAAGAGCTCGAGACGTGGCGTACGCTCAGCATCTCGACAGACTACTGA
- a CDS encoding alpha/beta fold hydrolase, whose translation MNQIIDQHRRNFFGVAAGTVAMGLGVIDLARAETGAPRSSISNASFGAIKQIEAGVLNVGYAEAGPSNGPVAILLHGWPYDIHAFVDVAPILAKAGYRVIIPYLRGYGSTHFLSGETPRNGEPAAMAADIIALMDKLDIKKAVVAGFDWGARTADIIAALWPDRCRALVSVSGYLISSQAAGNAPLPPSAELQWWYQFYFATERGRAGYEKYTHDFAKLIWKLASPQWKFDDATFNRSAAALDNKDHVAITIHNYRWRLGLAQGEAKYDHLEKKLAAAPVIEVPTITMEGDANGAPHPDPSAYAKKFSGRYEFRLITGGIGHNLPQEAPDAFAKAVIDANGA comes from the coding sequence ATGAACCAGATCATCGACCAGCACCGCCGCAATTTCTTTGGCGTCGCCGCGGGCACCGTCGCCATGGGTCTCGGCGTGATCGACCTCGCCCGTGCCGAGACGGGAGCACCGCGGTCCTCCATATCGAATGCATCCTTTGGCGCGATCAAGCAGATCGAGGCGGGCGTCCTCAATGTCGGCTATGCCGAGGCGGGTCCCTCGAACGGTCCCGTGGCCATCCTGCTGCATGGCTGGCCCTACGACATCCACGCCTTCGTGGACGTCGCGCCGATCCTGGCAAAGGCCGGATATCGCGTGATCATCCCTTACCTGCGCGGCTACGGCAGCACGCATTTCCTCTCCGGCGAGACCCCGCGCAACGGCGAGCCTGCCGCCATGGCCGCCGACATCATCGCGCTGATGGACAAGCTCGACATCAAGAAGGCCGTCGTCGCCGGCTTCGACTGGGGCGCGCGCACCGCAGACATCATCGCTGCACTATGGCCGGATCGCTGCCGGGCATTGGTTTCGGTCAGCGGATATCTGATCTCGAGCCAGGCCGCGGGCAACGCGCCGCTGCCGCCGTCGGCCGAGCTGCAATGGTGGTATCAATTCTATTTCGCCACCGAGCGCGGCCGGGCCGGATACGAGAAGTACACGCATGATTTCGCCAAGCTGATCTGGAAGCTCGCCTCGCCGCAGTGGAAGTTCGACGACGCCACTTTCAATCGAAGCGCCGCGGCACTCGATAACAAGGACCATGTCGCGATCACGATCCACAATTATCGCTGGCGGTTAGGGCTCGCTCAGGGCGAGGCGAAATACGACCATCTCGAAAAGAAGCTCGCGGCGGCTCCCGTCATCGAGGTGCCGACGATCACGATGGAGGGCGACGCCAACGGCGCCCCGCATCCCGATCCGAGCGCCTATGCCAAGAAGTTCTCCGGACGATACGAATTTCGCCTGATCACCGGCGGCATCGGCCACAATCTGCCGCAGGAAGCGCCGGACGCCTTCGCCAAGGCCGTCATCGACGCCAATGGCGCCTGA
- the hemA gene encoding 5-aminolevulinate synthase — protein MDYNQFFNSALDRLHTERRYRVFADLERTAGRFPHAVWHSPKGRRDVVIWCSNDYLGMGQHPKVVGAMVETATRVGTGAGGTRNIAGTHHPLVQLEAELADLHGKEAALLFTSGYVSNQTGIATIAKLIPNCLILSDELNHNSMIEGIRQSGCERVVFRHNDLADLEVKLKAAGANRPKLIACESLYSMDGDVAPLARICDLAEKYGAMTYVDEVHAVGMYGPRGGGIAERDGVMHRIDILEGTLAKAFGCLGGYIAGNGQIIDAVRSYAPGFIFTTALPPAICSAATAAIKHLKTSNWERERHQDRAARVKAILDAAGLPVMSSDTHIVPLFVGDPEKCKQASDLLLEEHGIYIQPINYPTVAKGTERLRITPSPYHDDGLIDQLAEALLQVWDRLGLPLRQKSLAAE, from the coding sequence ATGGATTACAACCAGTTCTTCAATTCCGCCCTCGACCGTCTCCACACCGAGCGGCGCTACCGCGTGTTCGCCGATCTCGAGCGCACGGCCGGCCGGTTCCCGCATGCGGTCTGGCATTCGCCCAAGGGCCGGCGAGACGTCGTGATCTGGTGCTCCAACGATTATCTCGGCATGGGCCAGCACCCGAAGGTGGTCGGCGCCATGGTCGAGACCGCAACCCGGGTCGGCACCGGCGCCGGCGGCACCCGCAACATCGCCGGCACGCATCATCCGCTGGTCCAGCTCGAGGCCGAGCTCGCCGACCTCCACGGCAAGGAGGCCGCGCTGCTGTTCACGTCGGGCTATGTCTCGAACCAGACCGGCATCGCCACCATCGCCAAACTCATTCCGAACTGCCTGATCCTGTCGGACGAGCTCAACCACAATTCGATGATCGAAGGCATCCGGCAGTCCGGCTGCGAACGGGTCGTGTTCCGCCACAATGATCTTGCCGATCTTGAAGTCAAGCTGAAGGCTGCGGGTGCGAACCGACCGAAGCTGATCGCCTGCGAGAGCCTTTACTCGATGGACGGCGACGTCGCGCCGCTCGCCAGGATCTGCGACCTCGCCGAGAAATATGGTGCGATGACCTATGTCGACGAGGTCCATGCCGTCGGCATGTATGGCCCGCGCGGCGGCGGCATCGCCGAGCGTGACGGCGTCATGCACCGCATCGACATCCTCGAGGGAACGCTGGCCAAGGCGTTCGGCTGCCTCGGCGGCTACATCGCCGGCAACGGTCAGATCATCGACGCCGTGCGCTCCTATGCGCCGGGCTTCATCTTCACCACCGCGCTGCCACCGGCGATCTGCTCGGCCGCGACCGCCGCGATCAAGCATCTGAAGACCTCGAACTGGGAGCGTGAGCGCCACCAGGACCGCGCCGCCCGGGTCAAGGCGATCCTCGATGCGGCCGGCCTGCCGGTGATGTCGAGCGACACCCATATCGTGCCGCTGTTCGTCGGCGATCCCGAAAAGTGCAAGCAGGCCTCCGACCTGCTGCTCGAGGAGCACGGCATCTACATCCAGCCGATCAACTATCCGACCGTCGCCAAGGGCACCGAACGGCTGCGCATCACGCCCTCGCCCTATCACGACGACGGCCTGATCGATCAGCTCGCCGAGGCCCTGCTGCAAGTCTGGGATCGTCTCGGCCTGCCGCTGCGCCAGAAGTCGCTGGCGGCGGAGTAG
- a CDS encoding ATP-binding protein — MTEAARPATGTLSFGPFIVTPYERLITRDGVALPLGAKAFDMLIALMSRPNEVVSKWDLMAQVWPGLTVEEASLRFHIAALRKVLGDGKDGARYITTLSGRGYCFVAPISHVAMPPEQRPAPQLDLPPVKLPNRLQRMVGRDDAIAVVSDKLITSRFVTIVGPGGVGKTAVAIAIAHDLLGTFADAAHFVDLAALSDPDLVITSILLMLGLPAQTDDPLPALLAHVRDKKMLLILDNCEHVIATVAPLAAAIFQAAPHVHILATSREALRVEGEQVYRLAPLAVPPDESGLTVAAARTYPALQLFLERATASGAQIALDDANAAIIARICRKLDGMALAIELAAGRVEAYGLKQTATLLDERLNLLWQGQRTAPPRQKTLQATLDWSYGLLSDTERLVLRRLAVFAGHFTIDAALEVVPDDRVDRSHLFDAIDSLVAKSMVAPRPIGAMMRYRLLDTTRAYLLEIAPDDAALAARHATYYRQWLEQAGSTWATVPGADERAVHFSALHNVRAALDWCFGTGGDIKIGIALAAAAAPIFLAMSLLTECRRWSERALRAIGPSSQGSAEEMHIQAALGLTLMFTRGGSEAARAALSRSLAIAEARGDAPNQLQLLGRMHIFHERMGEFDAALGYAQQSLIVAEALGDAASAALAHSLLGVSLHLAGEHRDALTMLEAAWRGPGTERISTVYGFDHRNRAGISLARELWLQGRPADARRLARQTVAEAAQMDHPITLCIALIWAVSIDLWDGDLDGAEESIDRFIALAEARSMGPYLAVGRGVKGELAIRRGEAADGVETIKSCLRELHDSGYELLTTTFNIAMVQGLLALGQTEQSAGLIDDAIRLVERSGDHLYMPELLRMKGRILLSLPEPGADQAEARFMQSLELSRRQGAKAWELRAAIGLAALFAQRGQREEAKRSLQSALEGFSEGSDTADIGAANALLMML, encoded by the coding sequence ATGACTGAAGCCGCCCGGCCTGCGACGGGAACCCTATCGTTCGGGCCATTCATTGTGACGCCGTATGAAAGGCTGATCACGCGTGACGGCGTTGCGCTACCGCTCGGTGCAAAAGCCTTCGACATGCTGATCGCCCTGATGTCGCGGCCGAACGAGGTGGTCAGCAAATGGGATCTGATGGCGCAGGTGTGGCCGGGCCTGACCGTCGAAGAAGCCAGCTTGCGCTTTCACATCGCAGCGCTTCGCAAAGTCCTCGGCGACGGCAAGGACGGTGCACGCTACATCACCACGCTGTCCGGCCGCGGCTATTGCTTCGTCGCGCCGATCTCGCACGTGGCCATGCCGCCAGAACAGCGCCCGGCACCACAGCTCGACCTGCCGCCGGTGAAGCTGCCGAACCGGCTGCAACGGATGGTCGGGCGCGACGATGCGATCGCCGTCGTGTCCGACAAGCTCATCACCTCGCGCTTCGTCACGATTGTCGGCCCCGGCGGCGTCGGCAAGACCGCCGTCGCCATCGCGATCGCACACGACCTGCTCGGAACCTTCGCTGACGCGGCGCACTTTGTCGATCTTGCCGCGCTCAGCGATCCCGATCTCGTGATCACCTCGATCCTGCTGATGCTGGGCCTGCCGGCGCAGACCGACGATCCCCTGCCCGCGCTGCTCGCGCATGTCAGGGACAAGAAGATGCTGCTGATCCTCGACAATTGCGAGCATGTCATCGCCACCGTGGCGCCGCTCGCTGCGGCGATCTTCCAGGCCGCGCCGCATGTCCATATCCTGGCGACGAGCCGCGAGGCGTTGCGCGTCGAGGGCGAGCAGGTCTATCGGTTGGCGCCGCTCGCCGTTCCGCCTGATGAGTCCGGGCTGACCGTCGCTGCGGCGCGGACCTATCCTGCACTTCAACTCTTCCTCGAACGTGCCACGGCGAGCGGCGCGCAGATCGCGCTCGACGATGCCAATGCCGCAATCATCGCGAGAATCTGCCGCAAGCTCGACGGCATGGCCCTGGCGATCGAGCTCGCCGCCGGCCGGGTCGAAGCCTATGGCCTGAAGCAGACGGCGACGCTGCTCGACGAGCGGCTCAATCTGCTCTGGCAGGGACAGCGCACCGCGCCGCCGCGACAGAAGACATTGCAGGCGACGCTGGACTGGAGCTACGGGCTCCTGTCCGACACCGAGCGCCTCGTGCTGCGACGGCTTGCGGTGTTCGCCGGCCACTTCACCATCGACGCCGCGCTCGAGGTTGTGCCGGACGATCGCGTCGACCGCTCCCATTTGTTCGACGCCATCGACAGCCTCGTCGCCAAGTCCATGGTCGCGCCACGGCCGATCGGCGCCATGATGCGCTACCGGCTGCTCGACACCACGCGCGCCTATTTGCTCGAGATCGCGCCCGATGACGCGGCGCTCGCCGCCCGTCACGCCACCTATTACCGGCAATGGCTGGAGCAGGCCGGCTCGACATGGGCGACGGTGCCGGGCGCCGACGAGCGGGCGGTGCACTTCTCCGCCCTTCACAACGTGCGCGCCGCGCTGGACTGGTGCTTCGGCACGGGCGGCGACATCAAGATCGGCATCGCGCTCGCCGCTGCGGCGGCACCGATCTTCCTCGCAATGTCGCTGTTGACCGAATGCCGGCGCTGGTCGGAACGGGCGCTGCGTGCGATCGGCCCCTCCTCGCAGGGGAGTGCCGAGGAGATGCACATCCAGGCGGCCCTCGGCCTCACCTTGATGTTCACGCGCGGCGGCAGCGAAGCGGCGCGCGCCGCCCTGAGCCGGAGCCTTGCGATCGCCGAAGCGCGTGGCGACGCACCGAACCAGCTCCAGCTGCTCGGCCGCATGCACATCTTCCACGAGCGGATGGGCGAATTCGACGCCGCGCTCGGCTATGCCCAGCAGAGCCTCATCGTTGCCGAGGCCCTCGGCGACGCGGCCTCGGCTGCGCTCGCCCATTCGCTTCTGGGCGTCTCGTTGCACCTGGCCGGCGAGCATCGCGACGCGCTGACGATGCTGGAGGCCGCCTGGCGAGGGCCCGGCACGGAACGGATCAGCACGGTCTACGGCTTCGACCATCGCAACCGGGCCGGCATCTCGCTCGCACGCGAACTTTGGTTGCAGGGCCGGCCGGCAGATGCGCGGCGGCTGGCGCGGCAGACGGTCGCTGAGGCCGCGCAGATGGATCATCCGATCACGCTTTGCATCGCATTGATCTGGGCGGTGTCGATCGATCTCTGGGACGGTGACCTCGACGGAGCTGAGGAGAGCATCGACCGATTCATCGCGCTTGCCGAGGCGCGCTCGATGGGCCCGTATCTTGCGGTCGGCCGAGGCGTCAAAGGCGAGCTGGCAATCCGGCGGGGCGAGGCCGCTGATGGCGTCGAGACGATCAAGTCCTGCCTGCGCGAGCTCCACGATTCCGGTTACGAGCTGCTCACCACGACCTTCAACATCGCGATGGTGCAGGGCTTGCTGGCACTCGGACAGACCGAGCAGAGCGCAGGCCTGATCGACGACGCGATCCGCCTCGTCGAGAGAAGCGGCGATCATCTCTACATGCCCGAGCTGCTGCGGATGAAGGGCCGAATCCTGTTGTCGCTGCCAGAGCCCGGGGCCGATCAGGCCGAAGCCCGTTTCATGCAGTCCCTGGAATTGAGCCGCCGCCAAGGCGCAAAAGCCTGGGAGCTGCGGGCCGCAATCGGTCTCGCCGCGCTATTTGCTCAACGCGGACAGCGCGAGGAAGCGAAGCGATCGCTGCAATCAGCACTCGAAGGTTTTTCCGAAGGCTCCGACACGGCGGATATCGGCGCGGCCAACGCGCTTCTGATGATGCTGTAG